The proteins below come from a single Rhizobium sp. BT04 genomic window:
- a CDS encoding YaiI/YqxD family protein, with the protein MIYVDADACPVKPEILKVAERHGLEVTFVANSGLRPSRDPMIHNVIVSNAFDAADNWIAERAGAGDVVVTADVPLAVRCVATGAFVSGPTGRVFDETNIGMASAMRDLGAHLRETGESKGYNAAFSPKDRSRFLETFDRLCRRTKNLAAEAGGQG; encoded by the coding sequence ATGATCTATGTCGACGCCGACGCTTGCCCGGTGAAGCCGGAAATCTTGAAGGTTGCCGAACGCCACGGCCTCGAAGTCACCTTCGTCGCCAATTCCGGCCTGCGCCCCTCGCGCGATCCGATGATCCACAACGTCATCGTATCCAACGCTTTCGACGCCGCCGACAACTGGATCGCCGAGCGCGCCGGCGCCGGCGATGTCGTCGTCACCGCCGATGTACCGCTCGCCGTGCGCTGCGTCGCGACCGGCGCCTTCGTCAGCGGCCCCACGGGACGCGTCTTCGACGAGACGAATATCGGTATGGCGAGCGCCATGCGCGATCTCGGCGCGCATTTGCGCGAAACCGGCGAGAGCAAGGGCTACAACGCCGCCTTCAGCCCGAAAGACCGCTCACGCTTCCTCGAAACCTTCGACCGCCTCTGCCGCCGCACCAAGAACCTTGCCGCGGAAGCCGGCGGGCAAGGCTGA
- a CDS encoding GNAT family N-acetyltransferase, with product MAAANYRVDLRRLDELPARELYDLMRMRVDVFVVEQNCPYPELDGKDIDALHLRLLEGAELLGAARILKPYEPRDPSKIGRVVVSPAHRGKRLGDALMREAITACERLYPASPIALSAQAHLRRFYESFGFVGISQEYLEDGIPHIDMIRQPAIQPA from the coding sequence ATGGCTGCAGCCAACTACAGGGTCGATCTCAGGAGGCTCGACGAGCTCCCCGCGCGGGAGCTCTACGACCTGATGAGAATGCGCGTCGATGTTTTTGTCGTCGAGCAGAACTGCCCGTATCCGGAACTCGACGGCAAGGATATCGATGCTCTGCATTTGCGGCTGCTGGAGGGCGCTGAGCTCCTGGGCGCAGCGCGAATCCTGAAACCGTATGAGCCGCGGGATCCGTCAAAGATCGGCCGCGTCGTCGTCTCGCCTGCCCACCGCGGCAAGCGGCTGGGCGATGCATTGATGCGCGAAGCGATCACCGCCTGTGAGCGGCTTTATCCGGCAAGTCCGATCGCCTTGTCGGCGCAAGCCCATCTGCGCCGTTTCTACGAATCCTTCGGCTTTGTCGGGATATCGCAGGAATATCTGGAAGACGGCATTCCCCATATCGATATGATCAGACAGCCGGCCATTCAGCCGGCATGA
- a CDS encoding S-(hydroxymethyl)glutathione dehydrogenase/class III alcohol dehydrogenase translates to MDVRAAVAVQAGKPLEVMTVQLEGPKAGEVLVEVKATGICHTDDFTLSGADPEGLFPAILGHEGAGIVVDVGPGVTSVKKGDHVIPLYTPECRECYSCLSRKTNLCTSIRATQGQGLMPDGTSRFSIGKDKIHHYMGCSTFSNFTVLPEIALAKVNPDAPFDKICYIGCGVTTGIGAVINTAKVEIGSTAIVFGLGGIGLNVLQGLRLAGADMIIGVDINNDRKAWGEKFGMTHFVNPKEVGDDIVPYLVNLTKRNGDLIGGADYTFDCTGNTKVMRQALEASHRGWGKSIIIGVAGAGQEISTRPFQLVTGRNWMGTAFGGARGRTDVPKIVDWYMQGKIQIDPMITHTMPLEDINKGFELMHKGKSIRGVVVY, encoded by the coding sequence ATGGACGTTCGCGCCGCCGTTGCCGTTCAGGCAGGCAAACCGCTTGAGGTGATGACTGTGCAGCTGGAGGGACCGAAGGCCGGCGAAGTGCTGGTCGAGGTCAAGGCGACGGGCATCTGCCACACCGACGATTTCACCCTGTCGGGCGCCGATCCGGAAGGCCTGTTTCCGGCCATCCTCGGCCATGAGGGCGCCGGCATCGTCGTCGATGTCGGCCCCGGCGTCACCTCGGTGAAGAAGGGCGACCACGTCATTCCGCTTTACACGCCGGAATGCCGCGAATGCTATTCCTGCCTTTCCCGCAAGACCAACCTCTGCACCTCGATTCGCGCGACCCAGGGCCAGGGGCTGATGCCGGATGGTACGAGCCGCTTCTCGATCGGCAAGGACAAGATCCACCATTATATGGGCTGCTCGACCTTTTCGAACTTCACCGTGCTGCCGGAGATCGCCCTTGCCAAGGTCAATCCGGACGCCCCCTTCGACAAGATCTGCTACATCGGCTGCGGCGTCACCACAGGCATCGGCGCGGTCATCAACACCGCCAAGGTCGAGATCGGTTCGACGGCGATCGTCTTCGGTCTCGGCGGCATCGGCCTCAACGTGCTGCAGGGGCTGCGCCTTGCCGGTGCCGACATGATCATCGGCGTCGACATCAACAATGACCGCAAGGCCTGGGGCGAAAAGTTCGGCATGACCCATTTCGTCAATCCGAAGGAGGTCGGCGACGACATCGTGCCCTATCTCGTCAACCTGACCAAGCGCAACGGCGACCTGATCGGCGGCGCCGACTACACCTTCGACTGCACCGGCAACACCAAGGTGATGCGCCAGGCGCTGGAGGCCAGCCATCGCGGCTGGGGCAAATCCATCATCATCGGTGTTGCCGGCGCCGGCCAGGAGATCTCCACCCGCCCGTTCCAGCTGGTCACCGGCCGCAACTGGATGGGCACGGCCTTCGGTGGCGCCCGCGGCCGCACCGACGTTCCGAAGATCGTCGACTGGTACATGCAGGGCAAGATCCAGATCGACCCGATGATCACCCACACCATGCCGCTCGAGGACATCAACAAGGGCTTCGAGCTGATGCACAAGGGCAAGAGCATCCGCGGCGTGGTGGTCTACTGA
- the lipB gene encoding lipoyl(octanoyl) transferase LipB, protein MAMLRTDLEFSMLPQPGTRPVRWRIADGLVAYEEAVETMEREVAMISDGGDELVWLVEHPPLYTAGTSANAGDLVQPDRFPVFATGRGGEYTYHGPGQRVAYVMLDLKRRRQDVRAFVAALEDVVIRTLDMMNVRGERREDRVGVWVRRPEKPLLADGTMAEDKIAALGIRLRKWVTFHGLSLNVDPDLDHFSGIVPCGISAYGVTSLVDLGLPVMMADVDIRLRTAFEAVFGETTGET, encoded by the coding sequence ATGGCCATGCTTCGCACCGATCTCGAATTCTCCATGCTTCCCCAACCCGGCACTCGGCCGGTACGCTGGCGCATCGCCGATGGCCTCGTTGCCTATGAGGAGGCCGTGGAGACGATGGAGCGCGAGGTGGCGATGATATCGGATGGCGGAGACGAGCTCGTCTGGCTCGTCGAACATCCGCCGCTCTATACTGCCGGCACCAGCGCCAATGCCGGCGACCTCGTCCAGCCAGACCGTTTTCCGGTCTTTGCGACGGGGCGCGGCGGTGAATATACCTATCATGGACCCGGCCAGCGCGTCGCCTATGTGATGCTCGACCTGAAGCGCAGACGCCAGGACGTGCGCGCCTTCGTCGCTGCCCTTGAAGATGTCGTCATCCGCACGCTCGACATGATGAATGTGCGCGGCGAGCGGCGTGAAGACCGCGTCGGCGTCTGGGTGCGCCGTCCGGAAAAGCCGTTGCTTGCCGATGGGACGATGGCCGAGGACAAGATCGCCGCCCTCGGCATAAGATTGCGGAAATGGGTTACCTTCCACGGACTGTCGCTCAACGTCGATCCGGATCTCGACCATTTCAGCGGCATCGTGCCCTGCGGGATATCGGCCTATGGCGTGACCAGCCTCGTCGATCTCGGCTTGCCTGTGATGATGGCTGATGTCGATATCCGGCTGCGCACCGCCTTCGAGGCGGTTTTCGGCGAAACGACCGGCGAAACCTGA
- a CDS encoding MerR family DNA-binding transcriptional regulator, with protein sequence MPVNKFYSITELTREFGVSTRTLRFYEDEGLIHPERRGRTRLFRQADRRLIGEILRGRRIGFTIAEIREIIQVYKEPPGELGQLKLLMKRVDEKREDLRQKRKDIDDTLTELDNIEEACLGRLAEIGVTT encoded by the coding sequence ATGCCGGTGAACAAATTTTATAGCATAACGGAGCTGACGCGCGAATTCGGTGTTTCCACGCGCACGCTGCGCTTCTACGAGGACGAGGGGCTGATCCATCCGGAGCGGCGGGGGCGGACCCGTCTCTTCCGCCAAGCCGACCGACGGCTCATCGGCGAAATTCTCCGCGGCCGGCGCATTGGCTTCACCATCGCGGAGATTCGCGAGATCATTCAGGTCTACAAGGAGCCGCCGGGTGAACTCGGCCAGCTGAAGCTGCTGATGAAGCGCGTCGACGAGAAGCGCGAGGACCTGCGCCAGAAGCGCAAGGATATCGACGACACGCTGACGGAACTCGACAATATCGAGGAGGCCTGCCTCGGCCGCCTCGCCGAAATCGGCGTCACCACCTGA
- the mgtE gene encoding magnesium transporter, translating to MTTTDGEDRIRRRDDEEADIYDEDGNVRSDFLALVGAAIADRDTLFLRQNVARLHESEIGDLLESIQPDQRLALVRLLGEDFDMTALTEVDEAIRREIVDQMPNEQIAAAIGELDSDDAVYILEDLDQEDREEILAQLPFTERVRLRRALDYPESSAGRRMQTEFVAVPPFWTVGQTIDYMRDEEDLPYSFSQIFVIDPTFKLLGAVDLDQILRTKRQTKIEQIMRETNHPVPAEMDQEEAAQLFEQYDLLSAAVVDENGRLVGVLTIDDVVDVIHEEADEDIKRLGGVGDEELSDNVLSTARSRFLWLLINLGTAMLSASVIGLFDASIEKMIALAVLMPIVASMGGNAGTQTMTVTVRALATRDIDIYNAGRIIRREAGVGILNGVVFATIMGLIAGTWFHDYQLGGVIAAAMIINLVAAALAGILLPLLLDKVGADPAIASSVFVTTVTDCTGFFAFLGIATWWFGI from the coding sequence ATGACGACGACCGACGGGGAAGACCGCATTCGCAGGCGCGATGACGAGGAAGCCGATATCTACGATGAGGACGGCAATGTCCGCAGCGATTTCCTGGCGCTTGTCGGCGCCGCGATCGCCGATCGCGATACGCTGTTCCTGCGCCAGAACGTTGCCCGCCTGCATGAATCCGAAATAGGCGACCTGCTGGAATCGATCCAGCCGGATCAGCGCTTGGCGCTGGTGCGGCTGCTCGGCGAAGATTTCGATATGACGGCGCTGACCGAGGTCGACGAGGCGATCCGCCGCGAGATCGTCGATCAGATGCCGAACGAGCAGATCGCCGCGGCGATCGGCGAGCTCGATTCGGACGACGCGGTCTACATTCTCGAAGACCTCGACCAGGAGGATCGGGAAGAAATCCTCGCTCAGCTGCCGTTCACCGAGCGGGTGCGACTGCGCCGGGCGCTCGATTATCCCGAAAGTTCGGCCGGGCGCCGCATGCAGACGGAATTCGTCGCCGTGCCGCCGTTCTGGACTGTGGGACAGACGATCGACTACATGCGCGACGAGGAGGATCTGCCCTATTCCTTCTCGCAGATATTCGTCATCGATCCGACCTTCAAGCTGCTCGGCGCCGTCGATCTCGACCAGATCCTGCGCACCAAGCGGCAGACGAAGATCGAGCAGATCATGCGCGAGACCAACCATCCGGTCCCGGCCGAGATGGACCAGGAGGAGGCGGCCCAGCTCTTCGAGCAGTACGACCTTCTCTCGGCCGCCGTCGTCGACGAGAACGGCCGGCTTGTGGGCGTGCTGACCATTGACGACGTCGTCGACGTCATCCACGAGGAAGCGGACGAGGACATCAAGCGCCTCGGCGGCGTCGGCGACGAAGAACTGTCCGACAATGTGCTCTCGACGGCGCGTTCACGTTTCCTCTGGCTTTTGATCAATCTGGGCACGGCGATGCTCTCGGCAAGCGTCATCGGCCTGTTCGACGCTTCGATCGAGAAGATGATCGCACTTGCCGTGCTGATGCCGATCGTCGCCTCGATGGGCGGCAATGCCGGCACGCAGACGATGACGGTGACGGTGCGCGCGCTCGCCACCCGCGACATCGACATCTACAATGCCGGCCGCATCATCCGCAGGGAGGCGGGCGTCGGCATCCTCAACGGTGTCGTCTTCGCGACGATCATGGGCTTGATCGCCGGCACGTGGTTCCACGACTACCAGCTCGGCGGGGTGATCGCGGCGGCGATGATCATCAATCTGGTGGCGGCAGCCCTTGCCGGCATCCTGCTGCCGCTGCTGCTCGACAAGGTGGGGGCCGACCCGGCGATCGCCTCCTCGGTGTTCGTTACGACGGTGACGGACTGTACCGGCTTCTTTGCCTTTCTCGGCATCGCCACATGGTGGTTCGGCATCTGA
- a CDS encoding DUF599 domain-containing protein codes for MTTADYIALAFFACVWMGYSWLLHGRTFFGRTSLTHAMIERRREWIYNSLRRDLKMIDTQIMAGLQNGTAFFASTSIFAIGSCFALLGATEKVDAVFADLPFVFHSGHAVFEMKVGGLAALFGYAFFKFGWSYRLFNYCTILFGSIPMLRDTERDVIAAERAAERVIRMNVIAGSNFNEGLRAIFLSIGYLGWFINPYVFMLTTATVIFVLARRQFFSQARLAIMDAGPPSNLHLSAIGRDMPSSDGRDLPEGL; via the coding sequence ATGACGACGGCGGACTATATCGCTCTGGCCTTCTTTGCCTGTGTCTGGATGGGCTATTCCTGGCTGCTGCATGGCCGCACCTTCTTCGGACGCACCAGCCTCACCCATGCGATGATCGAACGGCGGCGGGAATGGATCTACAATTCGCTGCGCCGCGACCTGAAGATGATCGATACGCAGATCATGGCAGGCCTGCAGAACGGCACCGCCTTCTTCGCTTCGACCTCGATCTTCGCGATCGGCAGTTGCTTCGCGCTGCTCGGGGCAACCGAGAAGGTCGACGCGGTCTTCGCCGACCTGCCCTTCGTCTTCCATAGCGGCCATGCCGTCTTCGAGATGAAGGTCGGCGGGCTGGCAGCGCTTTTCGGTTATGCCTTCTTCAAGTTCGGCTGGTCCTACCGGCTGTTCAACTACTGCACCATCCTGTTCGGCTCGATTCCGATGCTGCGCGATACCGAACGCGACGTCATCGCCGCCGAACGGGCCGCTGAACGCGTCATCCGCATGAACGTCATTGCCGGCAGCAATTTCAACGAAGGGCTGAGGGCGATCTTCCTGTCGATCGGTTATCTCGGCTGGTTCATCAATCCATATGTCTTCATGCTGACGACGGCGACCGTCATCTTCGTGCTGGCGCGGCGGCAATTCTTCTCGCAGGCGCGGCTGGCGATCATGGACGCCGGCCCGCCATCAAATCTCCACCTTTCTGCTATTGGCCGCGACATGCCGTCGAGCGACGGACGTGATTTGCCCGAGGGACTTTGA
- a CDS encoding DMT family transporter — MASSPQESAAMSEPHQNSLQGMAIMSGAMLILPTMDAIAKYMATFEAMSPGQVTFYRFFFQIACTLPILFALFGLKALSAKRPWMNLLRGVLHGAASLLFFVAVKYMPLADVFAIYFVEPFMLTALSALFLGDKVGWRRWTAIVVGFGGAMIVIQPSYEIFGLKALLPVACAFLFSLYLFLNRAIGEADSPLTMQTMAGIGGTVFMAAALLVGSSSGNADFAVSLPSSGLGLVLLLALGSISGYAHMLVVRAFRLAPLSLLAPFQYFEIISATVLGYALFNDFPSFSKWIGIFIIVASGLFIIWRERLQAQSLKSS, encoded by the coding sequence ATGGCGTCATCCCCGCAAGAATCGGCAGCCATGTCAGAGCCCCATCAAAATTCCCTGCAGGGCATGGCCATCATGTCGGGCGCCATGCTCATCCTGCCGACCATGGATGCGATCGCCAAATACATGGCGACCTTCGAGGCGATGTCGCCGGGTCAGGTGACCTTCTACCGATTCTTCTTCCAGATTGCCTGCACCCTGCCGATTCTTTTCGCCCTTTTCGGGCTGAAGGCGCTCTCGGCCAAACGGCCATGGATGAATCTGCTGCGCGGTGTGCTGCATGGTGCTGCAAGCCTGCTCTTCTTCGTCGCCGTCAAATACATGCCGCTCGCCGATGTCTTCGCCATCTATTTCGTCGAGCCCTTCATGCTGACCGCCCTGTCGGCGCTGTTTCTCGGTGACAAGGTCGGCTGGCGGCGCTGGACGGCGATCGTCGTCGGTTTCGGCGGCGCGATGATCGTCATTCAACCGAGCTATGAAATCTTCGGCCTGAAGGCGCTGCTGCCGGTCGCCTGCGCCTTCCTGTTCTCACTCTATCTCTTCCTCAACCGCGCCATCGGCGAGGCCGATTCGCCGCTGACCATGCAGACGATGGCCGGCATCGGCGGAACGGTCTTCATGGCGGCCGCCCTTCTCGTCGGCAGCAGTTCCGGCAATGCCGATTTTGCCGTCTCCCTACCCTCCTCCGGCCTCGGCCTTGTCCTGCTTCTCGCCCTCGGCTCGATCTCGGGATATGCACATATGCTCGTGGTCCGGGCTTTCCGGCTTGCGCCGCTGTCGCTGCTTGCGCCGTTCCAGTACTTCGAGATCATCTCGGCGACCGTTCTCGGCTATGCGCTTTTCAACGATTTCCCGAGCTTTTCCAAATGGATCGGCATCTTCATCATCGTTGCTTCAGGGCTCTTCATCATCTGGCGGGAGCGGCTGCAGGCGCAATCGTTAAAATCTTCCTGA
- a CDS encoding acetyl/propionyl/methylcrotonyl-CoA carboxylase subunit alpha, with product MFKKILIANRGEIACRVIKTARRMGIRTVAVYSDADRDALHVEMADEAVHIGPAAASESYLVAEKIIAACKATGAESVHPGYGFLSERAAFCAELEKQGIVFIGPKPKAIMAMGDKIESKKFANAAGVSTVPGHLGIIEDAANAEAIAGGIGYPVMIKASAGGGGKGMRIAWNEAEVRDGFERARSEAKSSFGDERVFIEKYVVEPRHIEIQVLADAHGNVVYLGERECSIQRRNQKVAEEAPSPFLDESTRKAMGEQSVALAKAVDYQSAGTVEFIVDRDRNFYFLEMNTRLQVEHPVTELVTGLDLVEQMIRVAAGEPLPFAQKDIRLDGWAIESRLYAEDPYRNFLPSIGRLTRYRPPAEGRTGNVVIRNDTGVFEGAEISMYYDPMIAKLCTWAPTRLEAIEAMGKALDGFVVDGIEHNVPFLSALMKHPRWREGRLSTGFIAEEYPDGFAPMKPEQAEEAVLAAIALSASLIEANRRERFADRLRAASGALREDWVVKIGDNHVAARLLDGLVTIPFDMDMSIEGESQNIVTDWRPGEPVWSGKVGGRDITAQIRPVLNGLRIDWQGLSVIAKVFSPRHAELDRLMPVKLPPDTSKLLLCPMPGLVVAIAVAEGQEVKAGETLAIVEAMKMENVLRADRDLVVSKINAAAGESLAVDAVIMEFA from the coding sequence ATGTTCAAGAAAATCCTGATCGCGAATCGCGGCGAAATCGCCTGCCGCGTGATCAAGACTGCGCGCCGCATGGGCATTCGAACCGTTGCGGTCTATTCGGATGCGGATCGGGACGCGCTGCATGTCGAGATGGCCGACGAGGCCGTGCATATCGGCCCGGCCGCGGCGTCGGAGAGTTATCTGGTGGCCGAAAAGATCATCGCCGCCTGCAAGGCGACGGGTGCGGAGTCGGTTCATCCCGGCTACGGCTTCCTGTCTGAACGCGCCGCCTTCTGCGCTGAACTGGAAAAGCAGGGCATCGTCTTCATCGGCCCCAAGCCGAAGGCCATCATGGCAATGGGCGACAAAATCGAATCGAAGAAATTCGCCAATGCCGCCGGCGTCTCCACCGTGCCCGGCCATCTCGGCATCATCGAGGATGCCGCCAATGCGGAAGCGATCGCAGGTGGCATCGGTTATCCCGTCATGATCAAGGCATCGGCCGGCGGCGGCGGCAAGGGTATGCGCATTGCCTGGAACGAGGCCGAGGTGCGCGACGGCTTCGAGCGCGCCCGCTCGGAGGCGAAAAGCTCGTTCGGCGACGAACGCGTCTTCATCGAGAAATACGTTGTCGAGCCGCGCCATATCGAGATCCAGGTGCTGGCCGATGCGCATGGCAATGTCGTCTATCTCGGCGAGCGCGAATGCTCGATCCAGCGGCGGAACCAGAAGGTGGCGGAAGAGGCGCCCTCGCCCTTCCTCGATGAATCCACCCGCAAAGCGATGGGCGAACAATCGGTGGCGCTGGCGAAAGCCGTCGACTACCAGAGCGCCGGCACCGTCGAATTCATCGTCGACCGCGACCGCAATTTCTATTTCCTCGAAATGAATACCCGCCTGCAGGTCGAACATCCCGTGACCGAACTCGTCACCGGTCTCGATCTCGTCGAGCAGATGATCCGGGTGGCAGCGGGAGAGCCCCTTCCCTTTGCTCAGAAGGACATCAGGCTCGACGGCTGGGCGATCGAGAGTCGGCTTTATGCCGAAGATCCCTACCGCAACTTCCTGCCCTCGATCGGCCGCCTGACGCGCTACCGCCCGCCGGCCGAAGGCCGGACCGGCAATGTCGTCATCCGCAACGATACCGGCGTCTTCGAGGGCGCCGAGATCTCGATGTATTACGATCCGATGATCGCCAAGCTCTGCACCTGGGCGCCGACGCGGCTGGAGGCGATCGAGGCCATGGGCAAGGCGCTCGACGGCTTCGTCGTTGACGGCATCGAACACAATGTTCCCTTCCTGTCGGCGTTGATGAAACATCCGCGCTGGCGCGAGGGCCGGCTTTCCACAGGCTTCATCGCCGAGGAATATCCCGATGGTTTTGCGCCGATGAAACCGGAGCAGGCGGAGGAGGCCGTGCTTGCCGCCATCGCCCTCTCCGCATCGCTGATCGAGGCGAACCGCCGCGAACGTTTCGCCGATCGTCTGCGCGCCGCATCGGGCGCGCTGCGCGAGGACTGGGTGGTCAAGATTGGCGACAACCACGTCGCTGCAAGGTTGCTCGACGGCCTTGTCACCATCCCCTTCGATATGGACATGTCGATAGAGGGCGAGAGCCAGAATATTGTCACCGATTGGAGACCTGGCGAACCTGTCTGGAGCGGCAAGGTCGGCGGTCGCGATATCACCGCACAGATTCGCCCCGTTCTGAACGGGTTGCGTATCGACTGGCAGGGGCTCTCTGTCATCGCCAAGGTGTTTTCGCCGCGTCATGCCGAACTCGACAGGCTGATGCCGGTGAAGCTGCCGCCGGATACCTCCAAGCTCCTACTCTGCCCGATGCCCGGCCTCGTCGTCGCTATCGCGGTTGCCGAGGGCCAGGAGGTCAAGGCCGGCGAGACGCTGGCGATCGTCGAGGCGATGAAGATGGAAAACGTCTTGCGCGCCGACCGCGATCTCGTCGTTTCGAAGATCAACGCCGCGGCCGGCGAAAGCCTGGCCGTCGACGCCGTGATCATGGAATTCGCCTGA
- a CDS encoding heparan-alpha-glucosaminide N-acetyltransferase, translated as MTLPAMQADAAARPPRIGLLDTARGLALIAMASYHFSWDMEFMGYLAPGTAETGWLKIYARAIATTFLFIVGISLVLSSTPEIRWPSFWKRFGMIAAAAAVISIATRIAMPNEWIYFGILHCIAVLTLIGVVFLRLPLAVTLITTLALFAAWITDNFGPPGLLRSSFFDPRYLAWIGLAAMPERSNDYVPLFPWATPFFAGLSFASIAIRTRLLHRLAAVGTGSWWPARLGRHSLAFYLIHQPVLIGIAYGLSLVVPPQTPDPVATYLRQCNSACVMQQGEALCRSFCQCTLEKLQAQALFTPLQAGAINIETDERVQTIAAECSAEAQ; from the coding sequence ATGACACTGCCGGCAATGCAAGCCGATGCGGCGGCAAGACCGCCGCGCATCGGCCTATTGGACACGGCGCGCGGTCTCGCGCTGATCGCCATGGCGAGCTACCATTTCAGCTGGGATATGGAGTTCATGGGCTATCTCGCGCCGGGCACGGCCGAGACCGGCTGGCTGAAGATCTATGCCCGGGCGATCGCCACGACCTTTCTGTTCATCGTCGGCATCAGCCTGGTGCTCTCAAGCACGCCCGAGATCCGCTGGCCCTCCTTCTGGAAGCGTTTCGGCATGATTGCCGCGGCAGCCGCCGTCATTTCGATCGCCACGCGCATCGCGATGCCGAACGAGTGGATCTATTTCGGCATCCTGCATTGCATCGCGGTGCTGACGCTGATCGGCGTCGTTTTTTTGAGGTTGCCGCTCGCCGTCACGCTCATCACCACGCTGGCACTTTTTGCCGCCTGGATAACCGATAATTTCGGCCCACCCGGCCTGCTTCGGTCATCCTTCTTCGATCCCAGATATCTGGCCTGGATCGGCCTTGCCGCGATGCCGGAACGGTCCAACGACTATGTGCCGCTGTTTCCCTGGGCAACGCCGTTTTTCGCCGGGTTAAGTTTCGCTTCGATCGCGATCAGAACCAGGCTTCTGCATCGGCTTGCCGCTGTCGGCACCGGTTCCTGGTGGCCGGCTAGGCTCGGCCGCCACAGCCTTGCCTTCTACCTCATTCACCAGCCGGTGTTGATCGGCATTGCCTACGGACTTTCCCTCGTCGTGCCGCCACAAACGCCGGACCCGGTCGCGACTTACCTAAGGCAATGCAACTCCGCTTGCGTCATGCAGCAAGGCGAAGCGCTCTGCCGCAGCTTCTGCCAGTGCACGTTGGAGAAATTGCAGGCTCAAGCCCTGTTCACACCGTTGCAGGCGGGCGCCATCAATATAGAGACGGACGAGCGGGTCCAGACGATTGCCGCCGAATGCAGCGCCGAGGCGCAATAA
- a CDS encoding BON domain-containing protein translates to MVEIGDKTKFAREKPELSREEDYRDLEERNLDDGWPYADGVGADPSNRPYGETAANFDSDPNKGFRIDGTDEDGNENRLKDSLRPDSIDRDESDDLEARVNDHLENIPEVDIDSLEVHADGHVVTLEGSVETIGIARKVELSALSVEGVRHVRNKLQLTGVDAHIPNED, encoded by the coding sequence ATGGTAGAGATCGGTGACAAGACGAAGTTTGCCCGGGAGAAGCCTGAGCTTTCCCGGGAGGAAGATTATCGTGACCTCGAGGAACGAAATCTCGACGACGGCTGGCCCTATGCCGACGGCGTCGGCGCCGACCCGTCCAACCGCCCCTATGGCGAGACGGCGGCAAATTTCGACAGCGACCCCAACAAGGGCTTCCGGATCGACGGCACGGATGAAGATGGCAACGAGAACCGCCTCAAGGATTCGCTGCGCCCCGATAGCATCGACCGGGATGAAAGCGACGACCTCGAAGCACGGGTGAACGATCACCTCGAAAACATCCCCGAGGTCGACATCGACAGCCTCGAGGTTCACGCAGATGGCCACGTCGTCACCCTGGAAGGTTCGGTGGAGACGATCGGTATTGCCCGCAAGGTCGAACTCAGCGCGCTTTCGGTCGAGGGCGTGCGCCATGTCCGCAACAAACTGCAGCTGACCGGAGTCGACGCGCATATCCCGAACGAGGACTGA
- a CDS encoding isoprenylcysteine carboxylmethyltransferase family protein: MKKKTTASWSFFDVYFVLDIIEKVVIGYFFVAIVLRILPQMQDNRAIIDFLLIVSEGAAAFLILTRRPTKNASLRVFDWMVTAIGTLFPLLVVPSATQPLAPLALCGTVMALGFVLQISAKLSLRRSFGLVPANRGIKIGGPYKFVRHPMYAGYLMTHIGFFLAHPSLWNFAIYATALTAQCFRLLAEERLLSQDPAYQAFMGRTRYRLVPFLF; this comes from the coding sequence ATGAAAAAAAAGACAACGGCAAGCTGGTCGTTCTTCGATGTGTATTTCGTTCTCGATATCATCGAAAAAGTCGTCATCGGTTATTTCTTTGTCGCGATCGTCTTGCGTATTCTGCCGCAGATGCAGGACAATCGAGCGATCATCGACTTCCTGCTGATCGTTTCGGAAGGAGCCGCCGCCTTCCTCATCCTGACGCGCCGGCCGACGAAAAATGCGTCGCTTCGTGTGTTTGACTGGATGGTCACCGCCATCGGCACGCTCTTCCCGCTGCTTGTCGTCCCCTCCGCGACACAACCGCTTGCACCGCTCGCACTCTGCGGGACAGTGATGGCGCTCGGTTTTGTGTTGCAGATATCGGCAAAGCTGTCATTGCGGCGAAGCTTCGGCCTTGTGCCGGCCAATCGCGGGATCAAGATCGGCGGGCCCTACAAATTTGTCCGCCATCCGATGTATGCGGGTTATCTGATGACACATATCGGCTTCTTCCTGGCGCATCCGAGCCTTTGGAATTTTGCCATCTATGCGACGGCGCTGACCGCACAATGTTTCCGCCTCCTGGCGGAGGAGCGTCTGCTCAGCCAAGATCCTGCTTACCAGGCTTTCATGGGCAGAACCCGTTACCGCCTCGTTCCATTTCTCTTCTGA